In one window of Pseudobdellovibrionaceae bacterium DNA:
- a CDS encoding FHA domain-containing protein gives MAMELVFYVKSGPLAGHVFPIKEGSILGRAGVDVSLNDGKVSSRHAEVRRSKTGEFQLVDLKSRNGLKIDGQRVDQVALTRGTTVQIGNSHLEVQLAPEAAPKKREEPRAKPWTQNLSDYLQTQKPKTMNKEQVVQPFSTPVKLKFIRGPQLMTEWTLGYGPRDIGAGGIDLHLTDEQLPEKAFSIHSENGSPRFLTDHPLKVTLNDLSTSAEMLKDGDLIKIGNTWIRISFGQ, from the coding sequence ATGGCTATGGAACTCGTATTTTATGTAAAAAGTGGGCCTCTGGCCGGCCATGTGTTTCCCATTAAAGAAGGCAGCATATTGGGACGGGCCGGGGTGGATGTGAGTTTGAACGATGGGAAGGTCTCCTCCCGACACGCCGAAGTTCGTCGGTCTAAAACCGGGGAATTCCAGTTAGTCGACTTAAAATCGCGAAATGGCTTAAAAATTGACGGCCAACGGGTGGATCAGGTCGCGTTGACGCGCGGCACTACTGTGCAGATAGGCAACTCCCACCTTGAAGTGCAGCTTGCGCCTGAAGCGGCCCCAAAAAAACGAGAGGAACCTAGAGCTAAACCCTGGACCCAAAACCTTAGTGACTATCTGCAAACCCAAAAACCCAAAACGATGAACAAAGAACAGGTCGTCCAGCCATTTTCAACCCCTGTTAAATTGAAATTTATTCGGGGCCCTCAATTGATGACCGAATGGACGCTCGGCTATGGTCCTAGGGATATTGGAGCCGGCGGCATCGACCTCCATTTAACTGATGAACAACTACCTGAAAAGGCCTTTTCCATTCACTCAGAAAATGGGAGCCCTCGCTTTTTAACCGATCACCCGCTAAAAGTAACCCTAAATGATTTATCTACTTCTGCCGAAATGTTAAAAGATGGTGATTTAATTAAAATCGGTAATACTTGGATCAGGATTAGTTTCGGCCAATGA
- a CDS encoding alpha/beta hydrolase, producing the protein MSKILKSTGYVKSFDGSRIYYEIRGQGKPIVMAYGIGCLINHWQHQIKYFSENYQTIVFDYRAHHNSEIPMDRSNISIDALARDIKYLLDHLEISKASFFGHSFGTQVLIRCIDIYPQFFDNLIFINGFASNPIRGMFGTDLVTKVFQNIKQGYDFLPETFRELWRVTTNNSLAIQLSALAGGFNINLTHLKDIEIYSRGISSVDLEAFLRLFENMMNYDGRPVFDRIDVPVLIIGGSKDSVTPQKYQEEMHVKIRNSQFLMVPYGSHCTQLDMPEYVNLRIEKFLKALAY; encoded by the coding sequence ATGAGCAAAATCTTAAAATCAACAGGATACGTAAAGAGCTTTGATGGCTCACGCATATATTACGAAATACGAGGCCAGGGAAAGCCTATCGTTATGGCCTACGGTATTGGATGCCTTATTAATCACTGGCAACATCAAATCAAATACTTTTCAGAAAACTATCAAACGATTGTTTTTGACTACCGGGCTCACCACAACAGTGAAATCCCTATGGATAGGTCAAATATAAGTATCGACGCCTTAGCTCGAGATATTAAATACCTCCTAGATCACCTCGAAATTAGTAAAGCGAGCTTTTTCGGCCACAGTTTCGGCACACAAGTCCTCATTCGTTGCATTGATATATACCCTCAGTTCTTCGATAATCTTATATTCATTAACGGATTTGCATCTAATCCCATTCGTGGCATGTTCGGCACAGACCTCGTCACCAAGGTTTTTCAAAATATAAAACAAGGTTATGATTTCTTGCCCGAAACATTTCGCGAATTGTGGCGAGTGACAACTAATAATTCTCTAGCCATACAACTCAGCGCTCTAGCTGGTGGATTTAATATAAACCTGACTCACTTAAAAGATATTGAGATCTATTCTCGAGGTATCAGCTCTGTTGACCTGGAAGCTTTCTTGCGACTGTTTGAAAATATGATGAACTATGACGGCCGCCCTGTATTCGACCGAATCGATGTTCCCGTGCTCATTATTGGCGGCTCAAAAGACTCCGTCACACCTCAAAAGTATCAAGAAGAAATGCATGTTAAAATCCGAAACAGTCAATTCTTGATGGTGCCCTATGGCTCTCACTGTACACAACTGGACATGCCTGAATACGTAAATCTTCGAATAGAGAAGTTCTTAAAAGCGCTGGCTTATTGA